The Clostridiaceae bacterium region TGATAGATATAAGGGTATTTCTAAAGTTATGTGTATTAAGCAGTTCTGATATTTTTCCAATAATATAGGCTCCTGCAATGAAACCTAAGATATATCCAAAGCTTGGTTTAAATATGTACATTAGCCCGCCTCCTTGTGTGAATACAGGCAGACCTGCTAAACCCAGTACTGCATATATTATCTGGGATAGTGCTCCAAGCCTTGAGCCAAGTAGTATTCCTGCTAGTGTACAGAAAAAAGGCTGCAGAGAAAAAGGTACTACCGGGAGGAAAATTTTTATATATGCTCCTACCACCATTAATGCTGAGAAAAGTCCAGTTATTACCATATCTTTAGTTTTAATCTTCATATTGAATCCTCCCGAGAATTGTTTTAAACTATAATACATAAATGAGTTGCATTTGTCAACCAAAAAATAAATTATGGTTGACAATATG contains the following coding sequences:
- a CDS encoding biotin transporter BioY; amino-acid sequence: MKIKTKDMVITGLFSALMVVGAYIKIFLPVVPFSLQPFFCTLAGILLGSRLGALSQIIYAVLGLAGLPVFTQGGGLMYIFKPSFGYILGFIAGAYIIGKISELLNTHNFRNTLISIMSGLVAIYAIGIPYVYFISKFYLKNTDITFMYAITTGLMPFIIKDAILCTVAAIIATKVIPSIRR